The genomic region ATCGCGCTGTGGCCCGATCCCAAGCAGACCTACCTGCTCTCCGCCGACGGCGAGAACAACGAGATCCGCATCATCAGGCGTGACGACGGCGCGGTGGTCGGCAGCTTCGGCCGCAACGGCCGCAACGCCGGGCAATTCCACTGGGTGCACGCGCTCGCGGTCGACGCCAGGGGCAACGTCTATACCGCCGAGGTCGACACCGGAAAAAGGATCCAGAAATTCAAGCTGACCTCCGATGCGCTCAAGTAAGGGTTTCACCGGATGACGCTTCGACGCAGGCCCACCCGGCTTTAGGCGGATTGCCGCCTCGCCCGGGAAAGGGTAAGCGGGAACTTGAGCGACCGGCAAAAAGGCTCCGCAAGAGGGCTGCCCGGGCTTTAGACAGTGGAGGGAATTTCATGACAACGACGTTTGCGCGGCGCTGCGCCGCGCTTCTTGCTTGCGCCGCACTCGGCCTTTCAACCTCTGCGTTCGCGCAGGACAAGACCGTCAAGATCGGCGTGCTGAACGATATGTCGAGCCTCTATGCCGACATCGGCGGCCCGAACTCGGTGGTCGCGATCAAGATGGCCGTCGAGGATTCCGGCCTGCTCAAGAAGGGCTGGAAGATCGACGTCCTCAGCGGCGACCACCAGAACAAGCCCGACGTCGGCGTCAACATCGCGCGGCAGTGGGTCGACAACGAGAAGGTCGATGCGATCGCCGACACGCCGAACTCCGGCGTGGCGCTTGCGGTCAACAATCTCGCCAAGGAGAAGAACATCGTCCTGCTGAACTCGGGCGCGGCGACCGCCGACCTCACCGGCAAGGCCTGCACGCCGAACACGATTTCATATACCTACGACACCTACATGCTGGCCAACGGCACCGGCAAGGCACTGACGAAGGCCGGCGGCGACACCTGGTTCTTCCTGACGGCCGACTATGCATTCGGCCACGCGCTTGAGCGCGACACCACCGCGGTCGTCAACGGCAATGGCGGCAAGGTGCTCGGAAGCGTCAAGCATCCGATCAACACCGCCGATTTCTCGTCGTTCCTGCTGCAGGCACAATCGTCCAAGGCCAAGGTGGTCGGCCTCGCCAATGCCGGCGGCGACACCACCAACGCGATCAAGCAGGCGGCCGAATTCGGCATCGTTTCCGGCGGCCAAAAGCTCGCGGCGCTGCTGCTGTTCATCAACGACGTGCATTCGCTCGGGTTGAAGACCGCGCAAGGCCTGACGTTCACGGAATCCTTCTATTGGGACATGAATGACCAGACCCGCGCCTGGTCGAAGCGGTTCTCCGCCTTGGCCAGCAAGAACGCGATGCCGTCGATGACCCAGGCCGGCAACTACGCGATGGTGCTGCACTATCTCAAGGCGATGGAAGCGCTCGGCGGCAATCCGCATGACGGTGCCAAGGTCGTCGCCAAGATGAAGGAATTGCCGACCGACGATCCGCTGTTCGGCAAGGGCCCGCTGCGCGCCGACGGCCGGCGCCTGATCCCGGCCTATCTGTTCGAGGTGAAGAAGCCCGAAGAGTCCAAATACCCCTGGGACTATTACAAGCTGATCGCCACCATCGCGCCGGAAGACGCCGCGAAGCCGCTTGAGGCCAGCGACTGTCCGCTGGTGAAGAAGTAAGCTGTGTCCGTAGGGTGGGTTGGCGAAGCGCAACCCACCCTGCACGCATCACTTCGCGGCCGACTTCCGCGCCGGCTCCGGCAACGATGCCCATTCCCTGTCGGCGCGCGGGCCGCCGACATCGCCGGTGAGGCCGACGAGCTGGCCCGGCTGCACGTCCAGCGTCTGCGTCCAGGTCTGGGTCTGGCACAGCAGCGTGAGCAGACATCCCTTGAGCTTCAGCCGGTCGGATTTGTCGCGCCACAGCGAGACCGCATAGGACTTGCCGTCCTCGGCGTTGTAGATGTCGCCGTCGAACCTGCCCTCCGGCGTCAGCTTCAATCCGAGGATCAGCTGATGGCCGAGCAGCGCACGCGTCCGTTTGTCGGGGTCGGGATTGAAGCTGTCGCGGAACGGCTGGCCGTGTGAATCGAGCGGATCCTTCATCCACACGATGAAACCGCAGATGCGCTCATGCGCAGGGCCGCAGCGCTCGAGACGGATGCGCGCGCGGCCGTCTTCGGTCAGCTAGGTGCCGCTGGGATCGGCCGGGGCGATCGTCTCGGCGCGGCCGGTCGAGCTCATCAGCAAGGCAGCGACAAGGCTGCGCAGAAACATGCGAACCAGAAAGTTCATGGTCAAGGACCTTTCAGTGTCGGGATGGTTTTTCGGACGCGGGAGACACGCCTCATTTCAATTGCGCCATGAACGCATCGGCGCCCTTGTCGATGCCGGCCGTGGCCGCTGCGAGATCGCCGACGCTGGCCTTGATGTCGTAGGCGTTGGGATATTGCTTGCTGACATAGGCGCCGAGCAGGCGCGAGGTCGAGCTGTCGAACATCTCGACGGCATAGATGACGGAGCCCGTCATCGTGCCCTCGCCGTCGCGCGCGGCCTGCACGCCGTTGTAGACCGCGCCTGCCAGATCGAAACGCGACAGCGTGCCGAGCACCGGCGTGTTGGCGACCGCGCCGGTCAGCGTCAGCCGCAGGCGGAACGTGTTCGGCCCGCGCGTGTTCACCAGCGTGAAGTGGCCGCGCAGCTTGTCGGCGAAGCGGGTCTGCATGTAGGCGGCGAGCGTCCGCTTGTCCTCCTCGGACATGTCGCCGAACTGATGATCCGCGCCGCGATAGATCACGACCGGATCGATCATCACCTTGTTGTAGCTCCGCCAGTCGACTGGCGGCGCATAGCGATACGGCACACGCCCCGAAGAATCGGACGTGTCCGGCGTCATGTAGGCCGACGATGCCACCTCCGAATAGGCCACCGGCGTGACGGCGGCACATCCTCCCGCGAGGACGCAAAGCGCCATCGCTCCCAGACCGCGCGCGGCGATCGAGCTCTCCATTCCAATCTCCTCATCCGACCCTGAAGCGGAAGAGCAGCTCGGCCGCAGCCGCGTCCGGGGCTGAAAGTACGGCTGCGGCCGTCACTGCCGACCTGGCTCACCGTCGCGGCGCCGCCAGACCTTGCCTCAGTGCGACCAACTATAAAACCGACCAGTTGGTTTGTAAAGTTGCAATCGCAGGAAGCGCGTCGGAAAAATGCGGCGGTCGAGATGTCGTGTGAGCTGGCGAGGCCGCTTCGCGAATGGCGGCCGAGCGTTGTCACAAACCCGAGATATCTCGTGTGGTACGGCAGAAATCGCCGGGGGATTTCAGGGGCCCGGTGCCGATCCAACGCCGCCAAGCGATCCATATTCCGCTTGGGCGGCGTTGTGCTTTCGGCAGCGCCGAAAATTCAGCCGCGCTTGCGCGCGGATGCCGGCTTTGTGGCCGGTGCGCCGGCAGGCCGCGGCGATGCCGCGCGTGCCGCCGTCGTCCTGGACGGCTTTGTTGCCTCGGTCGCACCCTGCTCCATCGCGGTCCATTTGCTGTCGTCGAGCAATCGTTCGAACAGGCGGTCGCGCTCCGCCTCGGTCAGCGACAACATGCCGAACAACGAGCTCAGCAGCAGCCCCCGCGCCGCCGCCCAGCGCAGCAGCGCGAGATCGGGATCCCTCGCCTCGGCCTTCATCAGCGCGACCTTCTTGATGTCGACATCGCGCGGCATCGCCATCAATTCGGGATTCTCGTTCATCGCCGCCAGCAGTGCGAACGCCCCTGCCCGCGGCGTTGAGATCGCCTCCCGCAGCGTCGCGATCTGCGCCGACAGTTCGGGCTGGTCCGTGGTCCCGCGTACCTTTTCGATGTAGCGGTTCGAGAATTCCTCGAAATGCGCCATCTGCTGCTCGAGCAAGGCGCGCAGCACCGCTTCCTTGGTGCGGAACTGGTGCATCACGCCGCCCTTGCTGAGACCGCTCTCGCGCGCAATCGCGTCCAGCGTCAGGCGCCCTGGACCATCGCGCGTCACGATGGTGATCGCGGCGTCGAGTGCGGCGTTGCGGGAGCGTTCCGAGCGGGAAGGATTATCCATGGTGTACTCAGGAAGGAGTCGTTTGAGATCACAGTATCTCAGCGGCTTCGGTCAATCTCAAGCGCCGCATCGATCTGCAAGGCAGCGCGAACGGCATCCGCGAAATGGCGGTGCCCGCCTCGAAAGACGCATCAATTTCAGGCACCGGTCATCGAGCTATCCGATCGCTCACGCGCACAAGCGAACCTTCTGCAGCAGGCCCTGAAGGAAACCGTGGGCCATTCGGCCGACGACCCTTTCCCCTCGACCGCGCGCGGGCGACGGACTGCGCGTCGGCATAGCTGGCGGCGACGATCGTCCCGTGCCTGCCGCCATCGAGTTTCAGGTCGGTCAGATAGACAAGGCCGCGCGACGTCAGCAGCGCCGCCTGCGCGTCGCTGAAGCGGCTCAATTCATCGCAGATATCAACGGTCTCGTCGGTCACCGTGCTGCTCCTGGCAGCGCGCCCCCGGAGCGAGGCGCGCCTCTTCATCCGGTATCACTCCTATACAAACCAACCGGATGGTTTGTAAACAGACGAGATGACGCAATCCGGCAGGTGCGGCCGGACGCATCATCGTGTCGGATCGGCGCGCGCACATTCGTCCTCGAAGCATCAGCCAGCATGCGGAGCACGCGAGCGATGACAGAGCAGAAACACACGGCGGAAACCGAAATCAGGGCGCTCATCGATACCTGGACGGACGCCGTCCGCAGACGCGACTATCCAGGCATCTTCGCCCATCACGATCCGGACATCGTGATGTTCGACGTTCCTCCGCCATTGCAGTCGCGCGGATTGGACGCGTACAGCAAGACGTGGGACCTGTTCTTCAGGTATCACCGCCCCTCCTACGCCTTCGATATCGAGGAGATCGCGATCACGGCCGGCGATGATGTCGCCTTCGCGGTCGCGGTGATGCGGTGCGGGCCACCTGATGCCACGTTCCAGTTCAGGCTGACGATCGGATTGCGCAAGGTCGCCGGCGAGTGGCGCGTCACGCACGAACACCATTCGGTGCCGGCGACGGAATAGAGCGTCTCGTGGTGGATCCGTTCGGCGAGCGGCTTTGCCCGCCCTAGGCCTTCTTCGCCGCCGTCGCGCGCCAGGCGATGGCGAGCGCGAGCAGCAGCAGCGCGCCGGCCAGATAGAACGGCGCGCCGGGCATCTTCGCCGGCACGTTGTCGCCGATGAAATAGGCGAAGGTCAGCGTGAACAGGAACGGGCCGATCAATTCCGACATGCTCTGCACGCTCGATGTCGCGCCCTGCAACTGGCCCTGCTGGTCGGCGGCGACGAGCTGCGTCGTCAGCGCCTGCGTCGCAGCGCCCGAGAGGCCCCACAGCGCCATCACGGGAATGCCGATCCAGAACAGCTGGCCTGATGGCGCGGCGCCGAAGATCACGAAGCCCAGGGCGCCGCAGACGAGGCCGAGGAACAGCGCGTTGCGCTCGCCGAGGCGCAGCACGATCGGGCCGATTGCCGCGCCCTGCACGATCATGCCGCAGACGCCGACCAGCGCCAGCGTCGCGCCGACGGTGCCGGTGTCCCAGCCATAGCGATAGGTGGCGTAGAGCACGAACACCGAGGGCAGCACGACATGCGCGAGCTGGCCGAAGAACGTCGCCAGCGACAGGCCGGCGAGCGTCCGGTTCGAGCGCAGGAAATGCAGCGCGCCGATCGGATTGGCGCTCTTCCATTTGAACGGCGCGCGCCGCTCCACGGGCAGCGATTCCGGCAGGATGAACAGGCCATAGAGCCCGTTGACGAAGCTCAATCCCGCCGCCGCCCAGAACGGCAGCCGCGGATCGATCTCGCCGAGCAGGCCGCCCAGCGCCGGTCCGAGGATGAAGCCGGCGCCGAAGGCGACGCCGATCTTGCCGAACATCGCGGCGCGCTGCTCCGGCGCGGTGACGTCGGCGATATAGGCGAACACGGTCGAGATGCTCGACGAGGTGATGCCCGAGATCGCCCGCCCGATGAACAGCCAGATCAGGTTCGGCGCCAGCGCCATCAGCACATAGTCGGCGGCGAGACCGAAATTCGACAGCAGCACCACCGGCCGGCGGCCGAAGTGATCGGACAGCGCACCCAGGATCGGCGAGCAGACGAACTGCATCAAGGCCCAGATCGAGCCGAACACGCCGAAGATGCGCGCCGCGTTGGCGGTGTCGTTGTCGACGAAGCCCTCGATCAACTTGGGCAGGATCGGGACGATGATCCCGAGCGCGAGCATGTCAAGCAGCAGGGTGATGAAGATGAAGACCGCCGCGCCGCTGCGCGGTTGCGACGTCGCCGTCGCATCATTCTCGTTTTGACGCGTTTTCTTCACGCGAACCGGTACCCACTTCGCTCGAAAACGCTATGCCCGCTCACGACGGCCGTTTGCGCTTGTGGGCGAACGGATTGGCCTTCTCGCGCAGCGTGATCCGGATCGGCGTGCCCGGCAGATCGAAGGTCTCGCGCAGCGAGTTGATGAGGTAGCGCAGATAGGATCGCGGGATCGCGTCGGCGCGCGAGCAGAACAGCACGAAGCTCGGCGGGCGCGCCTTCACTTGCGTGATGTAGTTCAGCTTCAGCCTGCGGCCCGAGACCGCCGGCGGCGGGTTGGCCTGGATCGCCTGCTCGAACCAGCGATTGAGCGCCGAGGTCGGCAAGCGCCGGTTCCAGACCGCATAGGCCTCCTGGATCGCCGTCATCAGGCGGTCGATGCCCTCGCCCATCAGGCCGGAGACGGCGACGATCGGCGCGCCCTTGACCTGCGGCAGCCAGTGATCGGCATCGGTGCGCAGCTGAGAGATCTGGTTGGGCTTGCGCTCGACGAGGTCCCACTTGTTGACCGCGAGCACGATGGCGCGGCCTTCGCGCTCGATCAGGTCGGCGATGCGCAGGTCCTGCTCCTCGAATTTGTTCTGCGCGTCCATCATCATCACGACGACTTCGGCAAAGCGCACCGCGCGCAACGCGTCGGCGACCGAGAGCTTCTCCAGCTTCTCCTCGATCCGCGAGCGGCGGCGCAGGCCGGCGGTGTCGAACACCCGGAACTGGCGGCCTTGCCAGGTGATCTCGACCGCGATGGAATCGCGCGTGGTGCCGGCCTCGGGACTGGTCAGCAGCCGCTCCTCGCCGAGCAGATGGTTGATCAGCGTCGACTTGCCGGCATTCGGCCGGCCGACGATGGCGACGCGGATCGGGCGCTGCGCGGCCTCCTCCTCCGAGATGTCCTCGTCATCCTCGAGCTCGTCGTCTTCCTCCGGTGTCTCCGGCACCAGCGCGCTCAGCGCCTCGTGGAGGTCACCCATGCCCTCGCCATGCTCGGCCGAGATCTGGACGGGATCGCCGAGCCCGAGCGCGTAGGATTCCATCGCGCCGATCTCGCCATGCTTGCCCTCGGCCTTGTTGGCGACCAGCACCACCGGCTTGTTGGCCTTTCGCGCGAAGTCGGCGAAGGCACGGTCGGTCGGCGTCAGGCCGACGCGGGCGTCGATCACGAACATCAGGGCGTCGGCGAGCTCGATCGCGGTTTCGGTCTGCTCCTGCATCCGCGCCGTCAGCGAACCCTTGGCGCCTTCGTCCAGGCCCGCGGTGTCGATGATGGTGAAGTCGAGGTCGTAGAGCCTGGCCTGGCCCTCGCGGCGGTCACGCGTCACGCCGGGCTCGTCGTCGACCAGCGCGAGCTTCTGGCCGACCAGCCGGTTGAACAGCGTCGACTTTCCGACATTGGGCCGGCCGATAATGGCGATGGTAAAAGACATGGATCATCCAGGCGCCGCGTCGCGGCGCGCGTCAATGAATTGAAGCAGGAGCCTAGCGGCTAAATCCGCCGCTCGGTAGCGGTGCGGGGAAGGCGCCGCCGGATTGTTGCGTGGTCTGGGTCTGCTGGGCCGGCGCCGCGGGCTGCGCCTGCTGGTCGTCGGCGGGTGGCGCGGTGGTGCGGCGGCGGACGATCTTCTTCGGCTTCGGCTCCGGCGGCAGCGCGGCGGGCGCGCCCTCCTCGGCTGCGGCATCGGGCGCAGCCGCCTGATCCGCGGCCGGCGCTGCCCTGCCCTTGGCGTGCTTCTTGGCGCCCTTCGGCGGCTCCGGCGGCGGGGCCGGCTGGGCGGCAGCGGCTGCCGCGGCGTTCTGCTGATCGATCTGTTCCTGCTGCGAGCCCTTGTACAGTTCCTTCGGCACGCCCTGCTCCAGGCCGGGCACGCCTTCGGGGAATACCGGCTTGCGGTCGCCCTGCAGCTTCTTCTTGCTATCGAGGAAGTCGAGCAGGTCGCTCGGATCGAAATTGGACATGCCGCCACCGCCGCAACCCGCCAGCACGCTGCAAAGCGCTGTCAGAACTGCGGCTGCGATCAGGCGTTGCGAGCGGCGCATGGTCGATCTCTCACTCAAAC from Bradyrhizobium elkanii USDA 76 harbors:
- a CDS encoding DUF2147 domain-containing protein codes for the protein MTEDGRARIRLERCGPAHERICGFIVWMKDPLDSHGQPFRDSFNPDPDKRTRALLGHQLILGLKLTPEGRFDGDIYNAEDGKSYAVSLWRDKSDRLKLKGCLLTLLCQTQTWTQTLDVQPGQLVGLTGDVGGPRADREWASLPEPARKSAAK
- a CDS encoding DUF3313 domain-containing protein gives rise to the protein MESSIAARGLGAMALCVLAGGCAAVTPVAYSEVASSAYMTPDTSDSSGRVPYRYAPPVDWRSYNKVMIDPVVIYRGADHQFGDMSEEDKRTLAAYMQTRFADKLRGHFTLVNTRGPNTFRLRLTLTGAVANTPVLGTLSRFDLAGAVYNGVQAARDGEGTMTGSVIYAVEMFDSSTSRLLGAYVSKQYPNAYDIKASVGDLAAATAGIDKGADAFMAQLK
- a CDS encoding YybH family protein → MTEQKHTAETEIRALIDTWTDAVRRRDYPGIFAHHDPDIVMFDVPPPLQSRGLDAYSKTWDLFFRYHRPSYAFDIEEIAITAGDDVAFAVAVMRCGPPDATFQFRLTIGLRKVAGEWRVTHEHHSVPATE
- a CDS encoding ABC transporter substrate-binding protein, which produces MTTTFARRCAALLACAALGLSTSAFAQDKTVKIGVLNDMSSLYADIGGPNSVVAIKMAVEDSGLLKKGWKIDVLSGDHQNKPDVGVNIARQWVDNEKVDAIADTPNSGVALAVNNLAKEKNIVLLNSGAATADLTGKACTPNTISYTYDTYMLANGTGKALTKAGGDTWFFLTADYAFGHALERDTTAVVNGNGGKVLGSVKHPINTADFSSFLLQAQSSKAKVVGLANAGGDTTNAIKQAAEFGIVSGGQKLAALLLFINDVHSLGLKTAQGLTFTESFYWDMNDQTRAWSKRFSALASKNAMPSMTQAGNYAMVLHYLKAMEALGGNPHDGAKVVAKMKELPTDDPLFGKGPLRADGRRLIPAYLFEVKKPEESKYPWDYYKLIATIAPEDAAKPLEASDCPLVKK
- a CDS encoding TCR/Tet family MFS transporter; its protein translation is MKKTRQNENDATATSQPRSGAAVFIFITLLLDMLALGIIVPILPKLIEGFVDNDTANAARIFGVFGSIWALMQFVCSPILGALSDHFGRRPVVLLSNFGLAADYVLMALAPNLIWLFIGRAISGITSSSISTVFAYIADVTAPEQRAAMFGKIGVAFGAGFILGPALGGLLGEIDPRLPFWAAAGLSFVNGLYGLFILPESLPVERRAPFKWKSANPIGALHFLRSNRTLAGLSLATFFGQLAHVVLPSVFVLYATYRYGWDTGTVGATLALVGVCGMIVQGAAIGPIVLRLGERNALFLGLVCGALGFVIFGAAPSGQLFWIGIPVMALWGLSGAATQALTTQLVAADQQGQLQGATSSVQSMSELIGPFLFTLTFAYFIGDNVPAKMPGAPFYLAGALLLLALAIAWRATAAKKA
- a CDS encoding TetR/AcrR family transcriptional regulator, which gives rise to MDNPSRSERSRNAALDAAITIVTRDGPGRLTLDAIARESGLSKGGVMHQFRTKEAVLRALLEQQMAHFEEFSNRYIEKVRGTTDQPELSAQIATLREAISTPRAGAFALLAAMNENPELMAMPRDVDIKKVALMKAEARDPDLALLRWAAARGLLLSSLFGMLSLTEAERDRLFERLLDDSKWTAMEQGATEATKPSRTTAARAASPRPAGAPATKPASARKRG
- the der gene encoding ribosome biogenesis GTPase Der, with protein sequence MSFTIAIIGRPNVGKSTLFNRLVGQKLALVDDEPGVTRDRREGQARLYDLDFTIIDTAGLDEGAKGSLTARMQEQTETAIELADALMFVIDARVGLTPTDRAFADFARKANKPVVLVANKAEGKHGEIGAMESYALGLGDPVQISAEHGEGMGDLHEALSALVPETPEEDDELEDDEDISEEEAAQRPIRVAIVGRPNAGKSTLINHLLGEERLLTSPEAGTTRDSIAVEITWQGRQFRVFDTAGLRRRSRIEEKLEKLSVADALRAVRFAEVVVMMMDAQNKFEEQDLRIADLIEREGRAIVLAVNKWDLVERKPNQISQLRTDADHWLPQVKGAPIVAVSGLMGEGIDRLMTAIQEAYAVWNRRLPTSALNRWFEQAIQANPPPAVSGRRLKLNYITQVKARPPSFVLFCSRADAIPRSYLRYLINSLRETFDLPGTPIRITLREKANPFAHKRKRPS